Proteins from one Pseudomonas grandcourensis genomic window:
- a CDS encoding protein-L-isoaspartate(D-aspartate) O-methyltransferase yields the protein MTSQRTRERLIQRLYEEGISNARVLEVIRRTPRHLFVDEALAHRAYEDTALPIGNNQTISQPYMVARMSELLLEAGPLDKVLEIGTGSGYQTAVLSQLVERVFSVERIKVLQDRAKERLVELNLRNVVFRWGDGWEGWPALAPYNGIIVTAVATDVPQALLDQLAPGGRMVIPVGAGEVQQLMLIIREEQGFSRHVLGAVRFVPLLNGPLA from the coding sequence ATGACCTCCCAGCGAACCCGGGAGCGGCTGATCCAGCGCCTGTACGAAGAAGGCATCTCCAACGCGAGGGTACTGGAGGTCATTCGCCGGACCCCGCGCCACCTGTTCGTCGACGAAGCGCTGGCACACCGTGCCTATGAAGACACCGCGCTGCCGATTGGCAACAACCAGACCATCTCCCAGCCTTATATGGTGGCGCGCATGAGCGAGCTGCTGCTGGAGGCCGGCCCCCTCGACAAGGTGCTGGAGATCGGCACCGGGTCGGGTTATCAGACGGCGGTGCTGTCGCAACTGGTCGAGCGTGTGTTCTCGGTCGAGCGCATCAAGGTTCTGCAGGATCGGGCAAAGGAACGCCTGGTCGAACTGAACCTGCGCAACGTGGTGTTCCGCTGGGGCGATGGCTGGGAAGGCTGGCCGGCTCTGGCGCCGTACAACGGGATTATCGTCACCGCAGTGGCGACCGATGTGCCCCAGGCACTGCTTGATCAGTTAGCGCCGGGAGGCCGAATGGTGATCCCGGTCGGGGCCGGCGAAGTCCAGCAATTGATGCTGATCATCCGCGAGGAACAAGGTTTTTCCAGGCATGTCCTGGGGGCTGTGCGCTTTGTGCCATTGCTCAATGGGCCACTGGCCTGA
- the rpoS gene encoding RNA polymerase sigma factor RpoS translates to MALSKEVPEFDIDDEVLLMESSIDTDSMSNDEGAAPPSVRAKSKHSASLKQHKYIDYTRALDATQLYLNEIGFSPLLSPEEEVHFARLSQSGDPAGRKRMIESNLRLVVKIARRYVNRGLSLLDLIEEGNLGLIRAVEKFDPERGFRFSTYATWWIRQTIERAIMNQTRTIRLPIHVVKELNVYLRAARELTQKLDHEPSPEEIANLLEKPVGEVKRMLGLNERVSSVDVSLGPDSDKTLLDTLTDDRPTDPCELLQDDDLSQSIDQWLSELTDKQREVVVRRFGLRGHESSTLEDVGLEIGLTRERVRQIQVEGLKRLREILEKNGLSSESLFQ, encoded by the coding sequence ATGGCTCTCAGTAAAGAAGTGCCGGAGTTTGACATCGACGATGAGGTTCTCCTGATGGAGAGCAGCATCGATACGGATTCGATGTCGAATGATGAAGGGGCGGCTCCACCTTCCGTTCGTGCCAAATCCAAACACTCCGCATCCTTGAAACAGCACAAGTACATTGACTACACGCGGGCACTTGATGCCACGCAGCTGTATCTCAATGAAATTGGTTTCTCTCCCCTGCTATCACCCGAAGAAGAAGTTCATTTTGCGCGCCTGTCGCAAAGTGGCGATCCGGCCGGGCGCAAACGCATGATTGAAAGTAACCTGCGGCTGGTGGTGAAAATCGCCCGACGCTACGTCAATCGTGGGCTGTCGCTGCTGGACCTGATCGAAGAGGGCAACCTCGGCTTGATCCGGGCGGTGGAGAAGTTCGATCCGGAACGCGGTTTCCGCTTCTCGACCTACGCGACCTGGTGGATTCGCCAGACCATCGAACGCGCAATCATGAATCAGACCCGGACCATCCGGCTGCCGATCCATGTGGTCAAGGAGCTGAATGTGTACCTGCGGGCCGCGCGGGAGCTGACGCAAAAACTCGACCATGAACCCTCACCCGAAGAAATCGCCAACCTGCTGGAAAAACCGGTGGGAGAGGTCAAGCGCATGCTCGGCCTTAACGAACGGGTTTCTTCGGTCGACGTCTCGCTGGGTCCGGATTCGGATAAAACCCTGCTGGATACCCTGACTGACGACCGTCCAACCGATCCATGTGAACTGTTGCAGGACGACGACCTGTCCCAGAGCATCGATCAATGGCTTTCGGAACTGACCGACAAGCAACGTGAAGTGGTTGTACGCCGCTTCGGCTTGCGCGGTCATGAAAGCAGCACCCTTGAAGACGTAGGCCTGGAAATCGGCCTGACCCGGGAACGGGTCAGACAGATTCAGGTGGAAGGCTTGAAGCGGCTGCGCGAGATCCTGGAAAAAAATGGTCTGTCGAGCGAGTCGCTGTTCCAATAA
- a CDS encoding peptidoglycan DD-metalloendopeptidase family protein encodes MSLTVIAQRMSKTSFQRLVTGLVLSTLLVGCSSNKSSDVRVVDRNNAAPQRPVVTTGQYVVRPKDTLFSIAFRYGWDYKALAARNNIPAPYTIRPGQTIRFDGRTDSTSTAVVSSSSSTPSSSSTTTIIRRSANGTTTSTTTVVPSVASKPAADPLPPPGPAPTGWGWPSNGILIGKFSSNGSLNKGIDIAGDLGQPVLAASDGTVVYAGSGLRGYGELVIIKHSETYVSAYGHNRRLLVREGQQVKVGQTIAEMGSTGTDRVKLHFEIRRQGKPVDPLQFLPRR; translated from the coding sequence GTGAGTCTCACAGTCATTGCGCAGCGTATGAGTAAAACGAGCTTTCAGCGCCTGGTGACTGGCCTTGTCTTGAGCACGTTGCTGGTCGGTTGTTCCAGCAACAAATCCAGCGATGTTCGTGTCGTCGACCGCAACAACGCTGCACCCCAGCGTCCGGTCGTGACCACCGGACAATACGTCGTTCGGCCCAAGGACACCCTGTTCTCCATCGCCTTCCGTTACGGTTGGGACTACAAGGCCCTGGCGGCACGCAACAACATTCCTGCGCCTTACACCATCCGTCCGGGTCAGACGATTCGCTTTGATGGTCGTACCGATTCAACGTCGACGGCGGTGGTCAGTTCGTCCAGTTCAACGCCTTCATCGTCGAGTACAACCACGATCATCCGTCGTTCGGCAAACGGTACGACCACCAGCACAACGACGGTTGTACCGTCCGTCGCGAGCAAGCCTGCAGCCGATCCATTGCCCCCTCCCGGGCCAGCCCCGACCGGCTGGGGATGGCCATCTAATGGCATTCTGATTGGAAAATTCTCTTCAAACGGTAGTTTGAATAAAGGAATTGATATCGCCGGAGATTTGGGACAGCCTGTTTTAGCTGCGTCTGATGGGACGGTGGTATACGCCGGGAGTGGCTTAAGGGGCTACGGCGAACTAGTAATCATCAAACACAGTGAAACCTACGTAAGCGCCTACGGACATAACCGCAGGCTGTTGGTTCGGGAGGGGCAGCAGGTCAAGGTCGGACAGACAATTGCCGAAATGGGGTCAACGGGTACAGACCGGGTGAAACTGCATTTTGAGATTCGCCGCCAAGGTAAACCTGTAGATCCGCTGCAATTCCTGCCACGTCGTTGA
- the fdxA gene encoding ferredoxin FdxA yields the protein MTFVVTDNCIKCKYTDCVEVCPVDCFYEGPNFLVIHPDECIDCALCEPECPAVAIFSEDEVPAGMENFIELNAELADIWPNITEKKESLPDAEEFDRVINKSVGNKLKDLER from the coding sequence ATGACCTTCGTCGTCACCGACAACTGCATCAAGTGCAAGTACACCGACTGCGTAGAAGTCTGTCCGGTGGACTGCTTTTACGAAGGCCCGAATTTCCTGGTGATTCACCCGGATGAGTGCATCGATTGCGCGCTGTGCGAACCTGAATGCCCTGCCGTGGCTATCTTCTCCGAAGATGAGGTTCCGGCCGGCATGGAGAACTTTATCGAGCTGAACGCTGAGTTGGCCGATATCTGGCCGAACATCACCGAGAAGAAAGAATCGTTGCCTGATGCAGAAGAGTTTGATCGCGTCATCAACAAATCTGTTGGCAACAAGCTCAAAGACCTCGAACGCTGA